Proteins from a single region of Dysgonomonadaceae bacterium PH5-43:
- a CDS encoding carboxyl-terminal processing protease (product_source=KO:K03797; cath_funfam=1.10.3930.10,2.30.42.10,3.90.226.10; cog=COG0793; ko=KO:K03797; pfam=PF03572,PF17820; smart=SM00228,SM00245; superfamily=52096; tigrfam=TIGR00225; transmembrane_helix_parts=Inside_1_6,TMhelix_7_26,Outside_27_538): MKSIKVISITLLYIIGIAISSQAQLAEQQLSDMVKYSDILNSVLKETVVHYVDSIDVEAITEEAINGMLKDLDPYSEYIPAKEMPDFQIMTTGEYGGIGSVISMKDSSIIIREPYEGMPAVLSGLIPGDKILYIDGESMEGKDTKQASDLLKGQPNTKLTLTIERIGESKPRKIEITRKRIHINPVVYSGVLENNIGYIYLSSFTVDSGRAVKEAFLELMNKNISALVFDVRDNGGGVVDECLEILNLFMAKGDTLLSMKGKIKQYDRVYKAMQAPIAPDMPIAILINGNSASASEIVAGAVQDLDRGILVGEKTYGKGLVQITRSLPHGGQLKLTSAKYYIPSGRCIQRIDYSKKEKADSDTVPVTFYTRNGRPVYDGGGISPDFEVKEENVPSMIFYLEAKSIFFDFVAQWRVDNPVIASPSEFEVSEELYNEFKEYVKSVDFTYDLQSERTLETLKRAMELEGYKDIANEEFQSLEKLLKPDLDRDLELHKKIISKHLAYNIMQQYYYHKGTKMYELRDDVVLNKAILQLQTNVN; encoded by the coding sequence ATGAAATCAATAAAAGTAATAAGCATTACATTGTTATATATAATAGGTATAGCAATAAGTTCGCAGGCTCAGTTGGCGGAACAACAATTATCTGATATGGTTAAGTATTCGGATATACTAAATTCTGTTTTGAAAGAAACTGTTGTTCATTATGTCGATTCAATAGATGTGGAAGCTATAACGGAAGAGGCTATTAACGGAATGTTAAAAGATTTAGATCCTTACAGTGAGTATATTCCTGCTAAAGAAATGCCTGATTTTCAGATAATGACTACAGGTGAATACGGTGGTATTGGCTCTGTAATATCTATGAAAGATAGTTCTATAATTATTCGCGAACCATACGAAGGAATGCCTGCTGTTTTGTCGGGATTAATACCTGGCGATAAAATATTATACATTGATGGCGAGAGTATGGAAGGTAAAGATACCAAACAAGCAAGCGACCTTCTTAAAGGACAGCCCAATACTAAATTAACTCTAACCATAGAAAGAATAGGAGAGAGCAAACCTCGTAAAATTGAAATAACAAGAAAGAGAATACATATAAATCCGGTTGTATATTCAGGAGTTCTGGAAAATAATATAGGATATATCTATCTTTCTTCGTTTACTGTTGATAGTGGTAGAGCGGTAAAAGAAGCTTTTTTAGAACTTATGAATAAGAATATCTCTGCGCTTGTGTTTGATGTAAGAGACAACGGAGGAGGAGTAGTTGACGAATGTCTTGAAATATTAAACCTTTTTATGGCTAAAGGCGACACTTTACTTTCGATGAAAGGCAAGATAAAACAATACGACAGAGTTTATAAAGCTATGCAAGCACCTATAGCTCCCGATATGCCTATTGCTATACTTATTAATGGTAATTCGGCATCGGCATCGGAAATAGTAGCAGGGGCAGTGCAAGATTTAGATAGGGGAATACTTGTAGGCGAAAAAACTTACGGTAAAGGCTTGGTGCAAATTACTCGTTCTTTGCCTCATGGTGGGCAGCTTAAACTCACATCTGCTAAGTATTATATTCCGAGCGGACGATGCATTCAGCGTATAGATTATAGTAAGAAAGAAAAAGCAGACTCAGATACCGTGCCAGTAACGTTCTACACTCGTAATGGTCGCCCAGTTTATGATGGTGGCGGTATATCGCCCGACTTTGAAGTTAAAGAAGAAAACGTTCCATCTATGATTTTCTATCTCGAAGCTAAATCTATCTTCTTCGATTTTGTAGCTCAATGGAGGGTTGATAATCCTGTTATAGCATCTCCTTCGGAGTTTGAGGTTAGCGAAGAGCTATATAATGAGTTTAAAGAATACGTTAAGTCGGTCGATTTTACTTACGATTTACAAAGCGAACGCACTCTCGAAACCCTAAAGCGAGCTATGGAGCTTGAAGGTTATAAGGATATAGCTAACGAAGAGTTTCAGAGTTTAGAGAAACTACTAAAGCCCGACTTAGATAGAGATTTAGAATTGCACAAGAAAATTATATCTAAACATCTTGCATACAATATAATGCAGCAATATTACTACCATAAAGGTACTAAAATGTACGAGTTGCGAGATGATGTGGTGTTGAATAAAGCAATACTTCAATTACAAACGAATGTTAATTAA
- a CDS encoding dTDP-glucose pyrophosphorylase (product_source=COG1209; cath_funfam=3.90.550.10; cog=COG1209; superfamily=53448) — MKPTLFVLAAGMGSRYGGLKQLDGLGPNGETIMDYSIFDAIRGGFGKVVFVIRETFEADFREKILKKYENTIPVETVFQELDKLPEGYTLSEDRVKPWGTNHAVLMGKNAIGEPFAVINADDFYGKDSYKILADFLMSVENKENEYCMIGYRIGNTLSESGSVARGLCQTDANGYLTSVVERTYIIRDTDGKIKYKDENENMVEVSENTPVSMNMWGFTPEYFNYSEEQFIDFLNENKDNPKSEFFIPWAVDRLINSGKIKVKVLDTPSKWFGVTYADDRAAVVAKIQDLIDKGEYPNKLF, encoded by the coding sequence ATGAAACCAACATTATTTGTTTTGGCTGCAGGAATGGGTAGCCGTTATGGAGGACTTAAACAATTAGATGGATTAGGTCCTAATGGAGAAACTATTATGGATTACTCTATCTTTGACGCTATTAGAGGCGGATTTGGTAAAGTAGTTTTTGTTATTCGTGAAACATTTGAAGCAGACTTTCGCGAAAAAATTCTTAAAAAGTATGAGAATACTATACCTGTAGAAACAGTATTTCAAGAGTTAGACAAACTTCCTGAAGGTTATACTTTGAGCGAAGATAGAGTTAAACCTTGGGGAACTAACCACGCTGTGCTTATGGGTAAAAATGCTATCGGAGAGCCTTTCGCAGTTATTAATGCTGATGATTTCTATGGTAAGGATAGCTATAAAATATTAGCAGATTTCTTAATGTCGGTAGAAAACAAAGAGAACGAATACTGTATGATAGGTTACCGCATCGGAAATACTTTATCTGAAAGTGGTTCGGTAGCAAGAGGTCTTTGTCAGACTGATGCTAATGGCTATCTTACTTCTGTTGTAGAACGTACTTATATTATCCGCGATACTGATGGTAAGATTAAGTATAAAGACGAAAACGAAAATATGGTGGAAGTATCTGAAAATACTCCTGTTTCTATGAATATGTGGGGATTTACTCCTGAGTATTTCAATTACTCAGAAGAACAATTCATCGACTTCTTAAACGAAAATAAAGACAACCCTAAATCTGAATTCTTTATTCCTTGGGCTGTTGACCGTTTAATTAATAGTGGAAAAATAAAAGTAAAAGTTTTGGATACTCCTTCAAAATGGTTTGGTGTAACTTATGCCGACGATAGAGCTGCTGTAGTTGCTAAAATACAAGACCTAATTGACAAAGGCGAGTACCCTAATAAATTGTTTTAA
- a CDS encoding hypothetical protein (product_source=Hypo-rule applied; cath_funfam=2.60.120.260; cleavage_site_network=SignalP-noTM; superfamily=49785,51445; tigrfam=TIGR04183), giving the protein MVKCFLQIKYYLCLLLLFVPSLSQAETVQYPSLTQPGVASISESNDGWVLSNDLFSVSFIYKDGKLLFGGSSEMSLDKNTEIFQIALGDGTLLNASQLEWEGAEAVSLMGDDNATKYSERLNGKALNARMFYGDLTLRWRAVLRDNSHYLRTELEISTTENTPMMSITPMIYKVINEGKDAPTVVGNTRGAVVASDYLFAGVETPLAFNMVSSTYNPNFSIISWTPSSWLETMESLPSNIKSLGFNQSEIAVSQGNVNITSAGTWTFKFQYKSGNHRLNVVGVDVLDASGDVVASDYHVGYSGNAASKNSYTINIPQAGDYTLRYFGETKTEAINSSGEIVVTKPNTDAAITHIPNTEKDAFTNIMGRWSRNTTLQTTDTFKVSTVIGMVAEGQQRRSFLSYHERERAVPWRSFPVYNSWYELNINRNNDSNPLNRMVESQCLPVLDAWKTNLYDAHGVSVNSFVWDDGWDNFNSLWDFHVGFPEGFANLDTKATEQGSGIGAWLGPVGGYGASKSQRLSYWNATYSQNISNFELSNKVYFDAFTNRCSQMVNDYDMRYFKFDGISDFFSATGPKNEEDAEGIINVINVLRNKRKDLFFNCTVGTWASPFWFKYTDAVWRQENDFDQIGDQGNAREKWITYRDRLVYQNFVTNSPLCPINSLMTHGLIVTKYGPPAAMARTNTKATYKEIVREMRCAFACGSSMVELYVDYDLMNTIGGNKVLWKDLAECITWHKNNADVLADVHWVGGNPWDGSKANVYGWASWNENKSTLALRNPSSKAVTFTTTLRKALDIPAYVTGNILLTDAFGSQTQYEGITNKVLDIDKELTFNLPAFDVVVFDGKPSDIIDNIDNNISKSKSIVYGNGKTIEFDNVTIGSTIQVIDVKGSIVKNIKATMSSFTLSVSQSGVYVVKIIDNSEDMEINKVICL; this is encoded by the coding sequence ATGGTAAAATGTTTTTTGCAAATAAAGTATTATTTGTGCTTGCTTTTATTATTTGTACCTTCTTTATCACAGGCAGAAACGGTACAATATCCTTCTTTAACTCAACCGGGAGTAGCGTCTATCTCTGAAAGTAATGATGGTTGGGTATTGTCTAACGACTTATTTTCTGTTTCTTTTATATACAAAGACGGAAAACTACTCTTTGGGGGCTCTTCGGAAATGAGTCTTGATAAAAACACAGAGATATTTCAAATAGCGTTGGGAGATGGAACTCTGTTAAATGCTTCTCAATTAGAATGGGAAGGGGCAGAAGCCGTAAGTTTAATGGGCGATGATAATGCTACTAAGTATTCGGAGAGACTAAATGGTAAAGCTCTTAATGCTCGAATGTTTTATGGTGACTTAACTTTAAGATGGCGTGCTGTATTGCGAGATAATTCTCATTACCTTAGAACTGAACTTGAAATATCAACAACAGAAAATACTCCGATGATGAGTATAACTCCAATGATATATAAAGTGATAAATGAAGGAAAAGATGCTCCTACTGTTGTTGGAAATACAAGAGGCGCTGTAGTTGCTTCTGATTATCTTTTCGCTGGAGTAGAAACTCCTTTAGCTTTCAATATGGTAAGCAGTACATATAATCCTAATTTTAGCATAATAAGTTGGACTCCCAGTTCTTGGTTAGAAACAATGGAGTCGCTACCATCTAATATTAAAAGTTTAGGATTTAATCAATCAGAGATAGCTGTTTCTCAGGGTAATGTAAATATAACTTCTGCAGGAACTTGGACTTTTAAGTTTCAATACAAATCGGGCAATCATCGACTTAATGTTGTGGGCGTAGATGTTTTAGATGCTTCGGGAGATGTTGTTGCTTCTGATTACCACGTTGGATATTCGGGTAATGCAGCTTCTAAGAATAGCTATACTATTAATATTCCTCAGGCAGGAGATTATACTCTTCGTTACTTTGGAGAAACAAAAACAGAAGCAATTAATAGCTCTGGTGAAATTGTTGTTACAAAACCTAACACCGATGCTGCTATTACTCATATCCCTAATACTGAGAAAGATGCCTTTACAAACATTATGGGTAGATGGAGCAGAAACACTACTCTACAAACAACCGACACTTTCAAAGTTTCTACAGTTATAGGTATGGTAGCGGAAGGACAACAACGTAGGTCTTTCTTGTCTTATCACGAAAGAGAAAGAGCTGTGCCTTGGCGTTCTTTTCCTGTGTATAATTCGTGGTACGAATTAAATATTAATAGAAACAATGATTCTAATCCTTTGAATCGTATGGTCGAAAGTCAGTGTTTGCCAGTGCTTGACGCTTGGAAAACAAATCTTTACGATGCACACGGTGTTAGTGTTAATTCTTTCGTTTGGGACGATGGCTGGGATAACTTTAATAGTCTTTGGGATTTCCACGTAGGATTCCCAGAAGGATTTGCTAATTTAGATACAAAAGCAACAGAGCAAGGTAGTGGGATAGGAGCTTGGCTTGGTCCTGTGGGTGGATATGGAGCTTCTAAGTCTCAACGCTTATCTTATTGGAATGCAACATATTCACAAAATATCTCAAACTTCGAGCTTTCAAACAAAGTGTACTTCGATGCTTTTACTAATCGTTGTTCTCAGATGGTAAATGATTATGATATGCGTTACTTTAAGTTCGACGGTATAAGCGATTTCTTTAGTGCTACAGGACCAAAAAATGAAGAAGATGCGGAGGGTATTATCAATGTTATTAATGTTTTACGCAATAAGCGCAAAGATTTATTCTTTAATTGTACGGTAGGAACTTGGGCTTCTCCTTTCTGGTTTAAGTATACTGATGCTGTGTGGCGACAAGAAAATGATTTTGATCAAATAGGAGACCAAGGTAATGCTCGTGAAAAATGGATTACTTATAGAGATAGACTTGTATATCAAAACTTTGTTACAAATTCACCTCTTTGTCCTATAAACTCATTGATGACTCACGGACTGATAGTTACTAAATATGGTCCTCCTGCTGCTATGGCTCGCACAAATACTAAAGCAACATATAAAGAAATAGTAAGAGAGATGCGTTGTGCTTTCGCTTGTGGCTCGTCTATGGTTGAATTGTATGTAGATTATGATTTGATGAATACCATTGGGGGTAATAAAGTGCTTTGGAAAGACTTGGCTGAATGTATTACTTGGCACAAAAATAATGCAGATGTATTAGCCGATGTGCATTGGGTAGGAGGTAATCCTTGGGACGGTTCAAAAGCTAATGTTTATGGTTGGGCTTCGTGGAATGAAAATAAGTCTACGTTAGCTCTTCGTAATCCATCGTCTAAAGCAGTTACGTTTACTACTACCTTGCGTAAAGCCTTAGATATTCCAGCTTACGTAACAGGAAATATACTTTTAACAGATGCCTTCGGTTCTCAAACCCAATATGAGGGAATAACTAATAAGGTATTAGATATTGATAAAGAATTAACCTTTAATTTGCCAGCTTTTGACGTTGTGGTATTTGATGGCAAACCATCAGATATAATAGATAATATTGATAACAATATTTCTAAATCAAAAAGTATTGTTTATGGCAACGGTAAAACAATAGAATTTGATAATGTTACAATAGGTTCTACTATTCAGGTAATAGATGTAAAAGGAAGTATTGTAAAGAATATCAAAGCAACAATGTCGAGCTTTACTTTATCAGTTTCTCAATCGGGAGTTTATGTTGTTAAGATTATAGATAACTCGGAAGATATGGAAATTAATAAAGTTATTTGCTTGTAA
- a CDS encoding ATP-binding cassette subfamily F protein 3 (product_source=KO:K06158; cath_funfam=3.40.50.300; cog=COG0488; ko=KO:K06158; pfam=PF00005,PF12848; smart=SM00382; superfamily=52540,58108), with translation MYSVESLTVSFGSFNLLDDIGFVVDKKDKIALVGKNGAGKSTLLKIFAGKQEPSKGRIGMPKEATIGYLPQQMQLKDENSVRDEAALAYEHIQKMEAELDSLNNQLAEREDYESDSYHQLIEKITHLNELLIMEGVSNVQAEVEKTLLGLGFTRNDFDRPTNEFSGGWRMRIELAKILLRKPDILLLDEPTNHLDIESIQWLENFLATQANAVILVSHDRAFIDNVTNRTIEISLGKVYDYRVNYSKYVELRKERREQQLRAYENQRKQIEDTEDFIERFRYKSSKAIQVQSRVKQLEKIERIEIDEEDNSTLRLKFPPAPRSGSYPVIVENLAKRYGDHLVFSNATFTINRGDKIAFVGKNGEGKSTLVKCIMDQITYEGKLELGHNVKIGYFAQNQADLMDEKLTVFQTIDNVAVGDIRTKIRDILGAFMFGGEASDKKIQVLSGGERTRLAMIKLLLEPVNLLILDEPTNHLDMRSKDVLKEALKEFDGTVILVSHDREFLSGLVDKVYEFGNKQVKEHLGGIYEFLERKRIENLNELEYKTTTQTKENKTVEIISEAKLSYEERKEQQRQIKRLEKQIEDAEKTISSLEEEIQKLEVQLNTPEGASNVDLLWQHAELQKKVSDAMDKWTTYTEDLDKKKLI, from the coding sequence ATGTATTCAGTTGAAAGTTTAACCGTGTCGTTCGGGAGTTTTAATCTCTTGGACGACATAGGTTTTGTTGTTGATAAGAAAGATAAGATTGCTCTCGTTGGTAAAAACGGAGCAGGGAAAAGTACTCTACTTAAAATATTTGCAGGCAAACAAGAACCTTCAAAGGGAAGAATTGGTATGCCTAAGGAAGCAACTATAGGTTATCTTCCTCAGCAAATGCAGTTGAAAGATGAAAATTCGGTACGCGATGAGGCTGCTTTAGCTTATGAGCATATCCAGAAAATGGAAGCCGAATTAGACTCTCTAAATAATCAACTTGCAGAAAGAGAAGATTATGAGTCGGATTCTTATCATCAACTAATAGAAAAAATAACCCACCTTAACGAACTTCTTATTATGGAAGGGGTTTCTAATGTTCAAGCAGAAGTTGAGAAAACTTTACTTGGGTTAGGATTTACCAGAAACGACTTCGATCGTCCTACCAACGAGTTTAGCGGTGGATGGAGAATGAGAATAGAATTAGCCAAAATATTACTACGAAAACCAGATATACTTCTTCTCGATGAGCCTACAAACCACTTAGATATAGAATCTATTCAGTGGCTCGAAAACTTTTTGGCGACTCAGGCAAATGCCGTTATATTGGTTTCGCACGATAGGGCATTTATAGATAATGTAACTAATCGTACTATCGAAATTTCTTTAGGTAAGGTTTATGATTATCGTGTAAACTATTCCAAATATGTTGAACTAAGAAAAGAGCGACGAGAACAACAACTTAGAGCTTACGAAAACCAACGTAAACAAATAGAAGATACCGAAGATTTTATCGAACGATTCAGATATAAATCAAGCAAGGCAATACAGGTTCAGAGTAGGGTTAAACAACTTGAGAAGATTGAACGTATAGAAATAGATGAAGAGGATAATTCTACACTTAGATTAAAGTTCCCTCCAGCTCCTCGTTCGGGTTCTTACCCTGTTATTGTTGAAAATCTTGCAAAACGATATGGCGATCATTTAGTATTCAGTAATGCAACCTTTACTATCAATAGAGGAGATAAAATTGCCTTTGTAGGAAAAAACGGAGAAGGTAAATCTACTTTGGTTAAGTGCATAATGGATCAGATAACCTATGAGGGAAAGTTAGAGCTTGGGCATAATGTAAAAATAGGTTACTTTGCTCAAAATCAGGCAGACCTTATGGACGAAAAGCTTACTGTTTTTCAGACTATAGACAATGTGGCTGTTGGCGATATACGAACTAAAATAAGAGATATACTTGGGGCTTTTATGTTTGGAGGTGAGGCTTCCGACAAAAAAATACAAGTGCTATCTGGTGGAGAGCGTACTCGTTTAGCTATGATAAAGTTATTGCTTGAACCCGTAAATCTACTTATTCTCGATGAGCCGACAAACCATTTGGATATGCGTTCTAAAGATGTCTTGAAAGAAGCGTTGAAAGAGTTTGACGGTACAGTTATACTTGTTTCTCACGATAGAGAATTTTTATCTGGTTTAGTTGATAAAGTTTATGAGTTCGGAAACAAACAAGTTAAAGAGCATCTTGGCGGAATTTACGAGTTTCTTGAAAGAAAAAGAATAGAAAATCTTAACGAACTCGAATATAAGACTACAACTCAAACAAAAGAAAACAAAACTGTTGAAATTATTTCTGAAGCAAAGCTTTCGTACGAAGAAAGAAAGGAGCAACAGCGACAAATTAAACGTCTGGAAAAACAAATTGAAGATGCTGAAAAAACTATTTCTTCTTTAGAAGAGGAAATACAAAAGTTGGAAGTTCAACTTAATACTCCCGAAGGTGCATCTAACGTTGATTTATTGTGGCAACACGCCGAACTGCAAAAGAAAGTATCTGATGCAATGGATAAGTGGACTACTTATACCGAAGATTTAGATAAGAAAAAACTAATTTGA
- a CDS encoding Fe-Mn family superoxide dismutase (product_source=KO:K04564; cath_funfam=1.10.287.990; cog=COG0605; ko=KO:K04564; pfam=PF00081,PF02777; superfamily=46609,54719), producing MKFEMPILPYAYNALEPIISKETIEFHWGKHVNAYLTNLNNLVDGTKFENATLEEIVKNSDGGIYNNAAQVWNHVFYFNSFSANRRSTPSKELLDAITESFGGFEEFKKEFEKQATSIFGSGWMWLVKDDKNKLSLIKASNAENPIRNNLMPIFVADVWEHAYYLDYQNKRPQHLSLLWEIVDWNIISDRYKNYKAIELEKL from the coding sequence ATGAAATTTGAAATGCCAATTTTGCCGTATGCTTACAACGCATTAGAGCCAATTATTAGTAAAGAAACAATAGAGTTTCATTGGGGTAAACACGTAAATGCTTATCTAACAAATTTGAATAATCTTGTAGACGGGACAAAGTTTGAGAATGCAACATTAGAAGAGATTGTAAAAAACTCAGATGGAGGGATATATAACAATGCGGCTCAGGTATGGAACCACGTTTTTTATTTTAATTCGTTTTCGGCTAACAGACGCTCAACTCCTTCTAAAGAATTGTTAGATGCAATAACAGAGTCTTTTGGAGGTTTTGAAGAGTTTAAGAAAGAGTTTGAAAAACAAGCAACATCTATATTTGGTTCGGGTTGGATGTGGTTGGTAAAAGACGACAAAAACAAACTTAGCCTTATAAAAGCAAGTAATGCCGAGAACCCTATTCGAAATAACTTGATGCCTATATTTGTAGCCGACGTTTGGGAACACGCTTATTATCTTGATTACCAAAATAAACGTCCGCAGCATTTGTCTTTACTTTGGGAAATAGTAGATTGGAATATAATATCAGATAGATACAAAAATTATAAAGCGATAGAGTTGGAGAAGTTATAA
- a CDS encoding sugar/nucleoside kinase (ribokinase family) (product_source=COG0524; cath_funfam=3.40.1190.20; cog=COG0524; pfam=PF00294; superfamily=53613) produces MLKLQIKMKILGIGNALVDVLVKIDNDNLLSELNLQKGSMSLIDVETRDDIFNRLANINYKITTGGSAGNTCLALSYMNANVGFVGKVGDNEYGKFYIEEFMRAGVNPHFIHVNNNHTGTAMTFISADGERTFGTYLGVAGDMHKTDLNKDVLSEYTYLYVEGYLVQNHELIEGALSIAKSLGLKIAIDLASYNIVEAEKEFLLKLINNYVDIVFANEEEAKALTGKEPQEAVEEIGSMVEMSIVKTGAKGSFVMCKGEVVYVPVRSNVAPLDTTAAGDYYAAGFLYGLTQNKTIKQCAELGTLFAGEIIQVIGTKLSAERWNSIKETAQTI; encoded by the coding sequence GTGCTAAAATTACAAATAAAGATGAAAATATTAGGAATAGGTAATGCCTTAGTAGACGTATTGGTGAAGATAGATAATGATAACCTTTTGAGTGAACTTAACTTACAAAAGGGTAGTATGAGTCTTATTGATGTTGAAACTCGCGACGATATATTTAATCGTCTTGCAAATATAAATTACAAAATAACAACAGGAGGCTCGGCAGGTAATACTTGTCTTGCGCTTTCTTATATGAACGCAAATGTTGGGTTTGTAGGAAAGGTTGGAGATAACGAATATGGTAAATTCTATATCGAAGAGTTTATGCGAGCGGGTGTTAATCCACATTTTATACACGTAAACAATAATCATACAGGCACTGCAATGACGTTTATTAGTGCTGATGGAGAAAGAACTTTCGGTACTTATCTTGGTGTAGCAGGCGATATGCACAAGACCGACTTAAATAAAGATGTTTTATCTGAATATACGTATTTGTATGTTGAAGGTTATTTAGTACAAAACCACGAGTTGATAGAAGGAGCCCTATCTATTGCCAAGTCTTTAGGGTTGAAAATAGCAATAGATTTGGCAAGTTACAATATAGTGGAGGCAGAAAAAGAATTTCTTCTAAAATTAATAAATAATTATGTTGATATTGTATTTGCTAATGAAGAGGAAGCTAAGGCACTAACGGGTAAAGAACCCCAAGAAGCTGTAGAGGAAATAGGTAGTATGGTAGAAATGAGTATAGTAAAAACAGGAGCTAAAGGTTCTTTTGTTATGTGTAAAGGGGAGGTAGTGTACGTTCCGGTGCGTAGCAATGTGGCACCGTTAGATACAACGGCGGCAGGAGATTATTATGCGGCAGGTTTTTTGTATGGTCTAACGCAAAATAAAACTATTAAGCAATGTGCCGAATTAGGAACTCTGTTTGCTGGTGAGATTATTCAGGTTATAGGAACAAAACTTTCAGCTGAACGTTGGAATAGTATAAAGGAAACAGCTCAAACAATATGA